In Agromyces sp. 3263, a single genomic region encodes these proteins:
- a CDS encoding ABC transporter ATP-binding protein, with protein MSATPLHQDPSPARPGTVRALLRLREYAGPAIPFIIAGMAASLSAQLIALSIPQVLQSIVDGPLADGDASAILPLAALVLGLGVLEAVMIALRRWFVLKPGTHVEARMRNALYAKLQDLPVSFHDRWPSGQLLSRAVSDLNIIRRWLSFGLVLLVVNLIVIVVGLAILVSMNWILGVVFLVCSIPLWIVGYRFEGRYSEVSRRSQDQAGDLATAVEESVHGIRVLKAFGRGKHALTTFRAQAESLRSTEIEKARLDAGIWAWILVVPTVALAVCLVLGVWLASQGVLSVGELVAFFATATVLAWPIESIGFLLAFSVDARTATDRFFDILDSENQITDPEAPVTIERPRGELAFNDVRFRYQDSPDRFGDLLDGVDLVLEPGETMALVGLTGSGKTTMTALTTRLYDVTGGSITLDGVDIRALSREELRTHIAMAFEDATLFSASVRDNVLLGRPELAGDDPEVRAEADRVLEEALRIAQAGFVHDLPDGPDTKVGEEGMSLSGGQRQRLALARAVAASPAVLVLDDPLSALDVATEARVEAELREVLASTTALIVAHRPSTVMLADRVALLEDGRVTAVGTHSELLRENGHYAFVISSLEDEEKREAAQASGMEPIAREEATR; from the coding sequence TTGTCCGCCACCCCGCTCCACCAGGACCCCTCACCCGCGCGCCCCGGCACCGTGCGCGCGCTGCTCCGGCTGCGCGAGTACGCGGGCCCCGCCATCCCGTTCATCATCGCGGGCATGGCCGCCTCGCTGAGCGCGCAGCTCATCGCCCTGTCGATCCCGCAGGTGCTCCAGTCGATCGTCGACGGCCCGCTCGCCGACGGCGACGCGAGCGCGATCCTCCCGCTCGCCGCGCTCGTGCTGGGCCTCGGGGTGCTCGAGGCCGTCATGATCGCGCTCCGCCGCTGGTTCGTGCTGAAGCCCGGCACCCACGTCGAGGCGCGCATGCGCAACGCGCTCTACGCCAAGCTGCAGGACCTGCCCGTCAGCTTCCACGACCGCTGGCCGAGCGGCCAGCTGCTCTCGCGTGCGGTCAGCGACCTCAACATCATCCGGCGGTGGCTGTCCTTCGGGCTCGTACTGCTCGTCGTCAACCTCATCGTGATCGTGGTGGGCCTCGCGATCCTCGTGTCGATGAACTGGATCCTCGGCGTGGTGTTCCTCGTCTGCTCGATCCCGCTGTGGATCGTCGGCTACCGCTTCGAGGGCCGCTACTCCGAGGTGTCGCGTCGCAGCCAGGACCAGGCCGGCGACCTCGCCACCGCGGTCGAGGAGTCGGTGCACGGCATCCGCGTGCTCAAGGCGTTCGGGCGCGGCAAGCACGCGCTCACGACCTTCCGCGCGCAGGCCGAGTCGCTGCGCAGCACCGAGATCGAGAAGGCCCGGCTCGACGCCGGCATCTGGGCGTGGATCCTCGTCGTGCCCACCGTCGCGCTCGCCGTGTGCCTCGTGCTCGGCGTGTGGCTGGCGTCGCAGGGTGTGCTCTCGGTCGGCGAGCTCGTCGCGTTCTTCGCCACCGCGACCGTGCTGGCGTGGCCGATCGAGTCGATCGGATTCCTGCTCGCGTTCTCGGTCGACGCGCGCACCGCGACCGACCGCTTCTTCGACATCCTCGACAGCGAGAACCAGATCACCGACCCCGAGGCGCCGGTCACGATCGAGCGTCCCCGCGGCGAGCTCGCGTTCAACGACGTGCGGTTCCGCTACCAGGACTCGCCCGACCGCTTCGGCGACCTGCTCGACGGCGTCGACCTCGTGCTCGAGCCGGGCGAGACCATGGCGCTCGTCGGCCTCACGGGCAGCGGCAAGACGACCATGACCGCGCTCACCACGCGGCTCTACGACGTGACGGGCGGCTCGATCACGCTCGACGGCGTCGACATCCGGGCGCTCTCCCGCGAGGAGCTGCGCACCCACATCGCGATGGCCTTCGAGGACGCCACGCTGTTCAGCGCCTCCGTGCGCGACAACGTGCTGCTCGGCCGCCCCGAGCTCGCCGGCGACGACCCCGAGGTGCGAGCCGAGGCCGACCGGGTGCTCGAGGAGGCGCTGCGCATCGCGCAGGCCGGCTTCGTGCACGACCTGCCCGACGGCCCCGACACGAAGGTCGGCGAGGAGGGCATGAGCCTCTCGGGCGGGCAGCGCCAGCGGCTCGCGCTCGCACGCGCCGTCGCGGCATCCCCCGCGGTGCTCGTGCTCGACGACCCGCTCTCGGCACTCGACGTGGCCACCGAGGCACGCGTCGAGGCGGAGCTGCGCGAGGTGCTCGCGTCGACGACCGCGCTCATCGTGGCGCACCGCCCGTCCACGGTCATGCTCGCCGACCGGGTGGCGCTCCTCGAGGACGGGCGGGTCACCGCCGTCGGCACGCACTCCGAGCTGCTGCGCGAGAACGGACACTACGCCTTCGTCATCTCCAGCCTGGAGGACGAGGAGAAGCGGGAGGCCGCACAGGCCTCCGGCATGGAACCCATCGCACGAGAGGAGGCGACCCGATGA
- a CDS encoding ABC transporter ATP-binding protein gives MSTVTGVEGEERHDFTKAESTQIRQRSLRLLGSLLHPVRARLWITMAIIVISTGAQVAGPALIAYGIDQGLPALMAGDWMPVGFAGVAYLLTGAAGAFLIAWYIRLSARISQAVLLDLRTRVFLHTQKLSLEFHESYTSGRIISRQTSDLDAIRELLDEGINQLVRGALYMSFTAAALALLDWTSALVLLAALVPLAVLTRWFQVRSQRLFRRSRVASASLIVHFVESMTGIRAVQAFRKEQRNEKEFGDLVEDYRGVNAKVIQLFGIYDPGLLLIGNVCVAAVLVVGGFRVVDGGMEVGVLLAALLYTKRFFDPMEEMAMFYNGYQSAASALEKISGVLEEEPSVPDPERPVDLWNADGHVRFERVEFAYTRDRVILPRFDLDIPAGQTIALVGSTGAGKSTLAKLIARFYDPSDGVVELDGIDLRQLHPKDLRRAIVMVTQEAYLFSGSVADNIALGKPDATFDEIVSAARAVGAHEFIEGLPNGYDTDVNKRGGRVSAGQRQLISFARAFLANPAVLILDEATSSLDIPSERAVQEGLQSLLADRTAVIIAHRLSTVAIADRVLVMEHGRIVEDGAPADLIGGSGRFAALHAAWRDSLV, from the coding sequence ATGAGCACCGTCACGGGCGTCGAGGGCGAGGAACGCCACGACTTCACGAAGGCCGAGTCCACGCAGATCCGGCAGCGGTCGCTGCGGCTGCTGGGCTCGCTGCTGCACCCGGTGCGGGCGCGGCTGTGGATCACCATGGCGATCATCGTCATCTCGACGGGCGCGCAGGTCGCGGGTCCGGCGCTCATCGCCTACGGCATCGACCAGGGCCTGCCCGCGCTCATGGCGGGCGACTGGATGCCGGTCGGCTTCGCCGGAGTGGCGTACCTGCTCACCGGCGCGGCCGGCGCGTTCCTCATCGCGTGGTACATCCGGCTGTCGGCGAGGATCAGCCAGGCGGTGCTGCTCGACCTGCGCACGCGGGTGTTCCTGCACACGCAGAAGCTCTCGCTCGAGTTCCACGAGTCCTACACGTCGGGCCGCATCATCTCCCGGCAGACGAGCGACCTCGACGCCATCCGGGAGCTCCTCGACGAGGGCATCAACCAGCTCGTGCGCGGGGCGCTCTACATGTCGTTCACGGCGGCGGCGCTCGCGCTCCTCGACTGGACGTCGGCGCTCGTGCTGCTCGCCGCGCTCGTGCCGCTCGCCGTGCTCACGCGGTGGTTCCAGGTGCGGTCGCAGCGGCTCTTCCGGCGTTCGCGCGTCGCCAGCGCGAGCCTCATCGTGCACTTCGTCGAGTCGATGACGGGCATCCGCGCCGTGCAGGCGTTCCGCAAGGAGCAGCGCAACGAGAAGGAGTTCGGCGACCTCGTCGAGGACTACCGCGGCGTGAACGCGAAGGTCATCCAGCTGTTCGGCATCTACGATCCGGGCCTGCTGCTGATCGGCAACGTCTGCGTCGCGGCCGTGCTCGTCGTCGGCGGATTCCGCGTGGTCGACGGCGGCATGGAGGTGGGCGTGCTGCTCGCGGCACTGCTCTACACCAAGCGCTTCTTCGACCCGATGGAGGAGATGGCGATGTTCTACAACGGGTACCAGTCCGCGGCATCCGCGCTCGAGAAGATCTCGGGCGTGCTCGAGGAGGAGCCGAGCGTGCCCGACCCCGAACGTCCGGTCGACCTCTGGAACGCCGACGGACACGTGCGGTTCGAGCGCGTCGAGTTCGCGTACACGCGCGACCGCGTCATCCTGCCGCGGTTCGACCTCGACATCCCGGCGGGCCAGACGATCGCGCTCGTCGGGTCGACGGGCGCCGGCAAGTCGACGCTCGCGAAGCTCATCGCCCGGTTCTACGACCCGAGCGACGGCGTGGTGGAGCTCGACGGGATCGACCTGCGGCAGTTGCACCCGAAGGACCTCCGGCGCGCGATCGTCATGGTCACGCAGGAGGCGTACCTGTTCTCGGGGTCGGTCGCCGACAACATCGCGCTCGGCAAGCCCGACGCGACCTTCGACGAGATCGTGTCGGCCGCTCGCGCGGTCGGCGCCCACGAGTTCATCGAGGGCCTGCCGAACGGCTACGACACCGACGTGAACAAGCGCGGGGGGCGCGTCTCGGCCGGCCAGCGGCAACTCATCTCGTTCGCGCGCGCGTTCCTCGCGAACCCGGCGGTGCTGATCCTCGACGAGGCGACGTCGTCGCTCGACATCCCGAGCGAGCGCGCGGTGCAGGAGGGCCTGCAGTCCCTCCTGGCCGACCGCACGGCCGTGATCATCGCGCACCGCCTGTCGACCGTGGCGATCGCCGACCGGGTGCTCGTCATGGAGCACGGGCGCATCGTCGAGGACGGCGCGCCCGCCGACCTCATCGGCGGGTCGGGGCGGTTCGCGGCGCTGCACGCGGCCTGGCGCGACTCGCTCGTGTAG
- a CDS encoding type III PLP-dependent enzyme — translation MSTTMADRSRRLATRIGRATATGTRDATGRPVAHRELVRRELAAYADGIDLAGLVREHGSPLFVLDPDRVTTQLLALRRELPMAGVHFATKSLPHPAVIRAVDAFGAGFEVASRGEIDLLERAGIATAHCLHTHPVKTVADLTGAYLRGIRTFVVDNPAEVAKFRGLPPDVAVLVRLSYPNPGAKSDLSSKFGVRPDHAAPLVAQCLREGLRVAGFTFHVGSQTASAAPWAHAIRQTLALMQRLEAAFDVRFDTLDLGGGFPVGYDEPVPSLAELARGIRSALDGVPDRYRILIEPGRFVSAPAMTLVTRVVGVAERADGRWAYLDEGVYGAYSNIPAEDVHALVFAASELGGAMGGVPGGAAGAGCGTGRADDRARVPVTLAGPTCDSVDVIARRLPLPPLAEGDLLVSPMMGAYTAATATTFNGIAPTPVVVVPA, via the coding sequence ATGAGCACCACCATGGCGGACCGGTCGCGTCGCCTCGCGACGCGCATCGGACGCGCGACCGCGACCGGGACCCGCGACGCGACGGGCCGACCCGTCGCCCACCGCGAACTCGTGCGGCGCGAGCTCGCCGCCTACGCCGACGGCATCGACCTCGCCGGGCTCGTGCGCGAGCACGGCAGCCCGCTCTTCGTGCTCGACCCCGACCGGGTGACGACGCAACTCCTCGCCCTGCGACGCGAGCTGCCCATGGCGGGCGTGCACTTCGCGACGAAGTCGTTGCCGCATCCGGCGGTGATCCGCGCGGTCGATGCGTTCGGCGCGGGCTTCGAGGTGGCGTCCCGCGGCGAGATCGACCTGCTCGAGCGCGCGGGCATCGCGACGGCGCACTGCCTGCACACGCACCCCGTCAAGACGGTCGCCGACCTGACGGGCGCGTACCTCCGCGGCATCCGCACGTTCGTCGTCGACAACCCCGCCGAGGTCGCGAAGTTCCGGGGGCTGCCACCGGACGTCGCTGTGCTGGTGCGCCTGTCGTACCCGAACCCCGGGGCGAAGTCGGACCTCTCGTCGAAGTTCGGCGTGCGGCCCGACCACGCCGCACCGCTCGTCGCCCAGTGCCTGCGCGAAGGACTGCGGGTGGCCGGATTCACCTTCCACGTCGGAAGCCAGACGGCGTCGGCCGCGCCGTGGGCGCACGCCATCCGGCAGACGCTCGCGCTCATGCAGCGTCTCGAGGCCGCGTTCGACGTGCGGTTCGACACGCTCGACCTCGGCGGCGGGTTCCCCGTGGGGTACGACGAGCCGGTGCCGTCCCTCGCCGAGCTCGCCCGCGGCATCCGCTCGGCCCTCGATGGCGTGCCCGACCGGTACCGCATCCTCATCGAGCCCGGACGCTTCGTCTCGGCGCCCGCGATGACCCTCGTCACGCGGGTGGTCGGCGTGGCCGAACGCGCCGACGGCCGCTGGGCCTACCTCGACGAGGGCGTGTACGGCGCCTACTCCAACATCCCCGCCGAGGACGTGCACGCGCTCGTCTTCGCGGCCTCGGAGCTCGGCGGCGCGATGGGTGGCGTGCCCGGCGGCGCCGCCGGCGCGGGCTGCGGCACGGGCCGTGCGGACGATCGCGCGCGCGTTCCCGTCACCCTCGCCGGACCGACGTGCGACAGCGTCGACGTGATCGCCCGCCGCCTGCCGCTGCCGCCGCTCGCCGAGGGCGACCTGCTCGTGAGCCCCATGATGGGCGCCTACACGGCCGCGACGGCCACCACGTTCAACGGCATCGCGCCGACCCCGGTGGTGGTCGTCCCGGCCTGA